One Fusobacterium sp. SYSU M8D902 DNA segment encodes these proteins:
- a CDS encoding ABC transporter ATP-binding protein: MSVAINVNNVVKKFGDNVIIPGMSVKIKNGEFFTLLGPSGCGKTTLLRMIAGFNSIEDGEICFDDKAINDVPAHKRNIGMVFQSYAIFPHMTVRENVEYGLKLRKIEKDEIKSKVDNILDVVKIAEYQDRLPERLSGGQQQRVALARAIVIHPSVLLMDEPLSNLDAKLRLEMRSAIRDVQKKVGITTVYVTHDQEEALAISDRIAVINKGVIQQLGAPHDIYTRPYNQFVATFIGYSNLFRGRVRVENNKKIVVLKSGYEIEMDNLLDSVKDGESVMIAIRPEEFSIAEKGIEVEIKTSTFLGKYNTYEVEALKDEIVENMPALEFSQDIGHANRIYQVGEKIYLKPNSKKINIFSSDGEKSLIKGVEIYVE, encoded by the coding sequence ATGAGTGTAGCTATAAATGTAAATAATGTAGTAAAAAAATTTGGCGATAATGTAATTATCCCTGGAATGTCAGTAAAAATAAAGAATGGAGAGTTTTTTACTCTTTTAGGTCCTTCTGGTTGTGGAAAAACTACACTTCTAAGAATGATAGCTGGATTTAATAGTATTGAAGATGGAGAGATCTGTTTTGATGATAAAGCAATCAATGATGTTCCTGCCCATAAAAGAAATATAGGAATGGTTTTCCAAAGTTATGCTATTTTTCCACATATGACAGTTAGAGAGAATGTAGAGTATGGACTTAAATTGAGAAAAATAGAGAAAGATGAGATAAAAAGTAAAGTTGACAATATCTTAGATGTTGTTAAAATAGCTGAGTACCAAGATAGATTACCAGAGAGATTATCAGGAGGGCAACAACAGAGGGTAGCTTTAGCAAGAGCAATTGTAATTCATCCAAGTGTTTTATTGATGGATGAACCTCTTTCTAACTTAGATGCTAAATTGAGATTGGAGATGCGTTCAGCTATAAGAGATGTACAGAAAAAAGTTGGGATAACAACTGTATATGTAACTCATGATCAAGAGGAAGCTTTGGCAATTTCAGATAGAATAGCAGTTATAAATAAAGGGGTAATACAGCAATTAGGAGCTCCACACGATATATATACAAGACCATATAATCAATTTGTAGCAACTTTTATTGGTTATTCTAATCTATTTAGAGGAAGAGTAAGAGTTGAAAATAATAAGAAAATTGTAGTTTTAAAAAGTGGTTATGAGATAGAGATGGATAATTTGTTAGACAGTGTCAAAGATGGTGAAAGTGTTATGATAGCCATTCGTCCAGAAGAGTTCTCTATAGCTGAAAAAGGGATAGAAGTAGAGATAAAAACAAGTACTTTCTTAGGGAAATACAATACTTATGAAGTGGAAGCTTTAAAAGATGAGATTGTGGAAAATATGCCAGCTTTAGAGTTTTCACAAGATATAGGACATGCAAATAGAATATATCAAGTAGGAGAGAAGATATATTTAAAACCTAATTCTAAAAAGATAAATATATTCTCTTCAGATGGAGAAAAAAGTTTGATTAAAGGGGTGGAGATATATGTTGAATAA